The Candidatus Angelobacter sp. nucleotide sequence AACGCTGACCCTTCTCGAAACTCTCGATTTCCTTTTCCGCTGTCATCGCGCCGCGCCGTTTCTTTTCTTCAACGGCAACACCTTCGCTGAAATTGCCCGCCGGCTGATTGATATTTTGTTCGCCGACCTGCCGCTGGCGCGCCGCCGGGAAGCGGCCTCGCTCGCCGCCCATTACGTGGCCGGCGTGCTCGACCGGGATTCCATGGCGCGCGGCGTCGAAGCCCTCGGCGAAGCCGCCGACTTCCGTGTTGGCGACCGCGTTCGCACCCTGAAAGGCTCGCGCAAAGGAGCCGTGCGTCGCATCAAGCCCGATGGCCGCGTGGCTTGGGTTCCCGACGGAAACAAAACAGAGCTGGTTGCATTACCGGAAAGCCTGCTGCGAGAACGGTGACTTTTCGAATTCTAGGGTTGTCAGTTTGGAGAGGACTCGCCGAGGTGATTGGATGTTGTGGGAGCGTGGACGGCAATTCAGTGAATCAACACGATTCGAGGATAACGGAGTTCTCCTTTTCGCCCGCACCGTCTCCAACAAGGCCAGAGCAGTATGGTGAGTTGAGAATCCGCGCGCTTGTCGGTGTCGTACTCATCCTGATAACGAGCGGATAAATTCGTCACTGAGCCGCCCGGCGGGTTTCACTTGAATCCAGCGGCTGTTGAAAAACTCCGAAAGAATGAACCTTTTGGCCTGGTGTCGTTATTAACGGCCAGACTGGGTTGCGAAAACACTTGTCCCTCGTCACTCAAGATTGTCGTTTCGCCTTCCGCCAACTGCGGAAGAATCCCGGCATTACTGCCGTGGCGGTGCTGACCCTCGCGCGCGGCATTGGTGCCGGCCGAGCCGGGCGGTTGGATCCAATGGTCGTGCTACGACGCACAAATAAGGAAAGGAAGCATGAATACCCTGACCGGAATGAAGCAATCGCAACTGCCGCCGACCACGATACCAATCAAGATCCTGTGCGAGTGCGGACAGAAATACGCCTTCGACCTTGAATCGATTGACGGGGGCATGGCTTACCCTGTCCAGTGTCCGATCTGCGGAACCGATGGCACCGCGGCGGCGAACCGGGCGATTGCTCGGCACCTGGAATCGCAAACTACTTCTGCTCCCGGACTGCGGTTGGGCGAACCACCTCCGCCGCCAACAGTTCACCCACCAGTCCCGCAAAAACTGCCCAGCGCAGCGAAAACGGGAAGTTCTGCCCGCACGAAGCCCAGAACCAAACGGCTCGTCCAAAAGATCTGCGGAGCAGTCGTTCTGGTTCTTGTCGCGGCGGCAGCGGTGATATTCGGGCGAAGTCATCACGGCTCTTCCGCCGTGTCCAACGAGGACCTTCCTCATACGCTCGTGGAACTCAATGCCTGGTACGTTGAACCGCCGGCAGGACAAAACGCCGCCATCTTCTTTTCTCAAGGTTTTGACGCCTTGCAGATTGGCAATGTCAACGACCCCAATACGCCCCTCCTCGGCAAAGGGAAACTTCCTCCGCTCGGAGCGACCATGTCGGTATCTGTGAAGTCCGCACTGGCCGCCGCTTTGCACGCCAACAAAAACGCGCTGCAATTCTTTGTCCAAGGCGCGAAATGCGAACAAAGCCGTTATCCCCTGGATTTAAAGCAGGGAGTTGACGCCGTTTTCCCACACCTGCTCAAAGTCAAGAGTGCCACACTGGTCACGGAGTTGTCTGCCATCCAGCATGCGGAGGCCAACGATGGAGAACAGGCCGCCAATGATGTTCTGACGGCCCTGGGTTTGGCGCGCTCGCTCTGTGCTGAACCTTCACTGAGTTCTCAGAAAATGCGCGCGGCCAGTGTTCTCATTACACTGGCGGCATTGGAGCAGACTCTGAACCGCACGGCATTGCGCCCTGGATCCTTAAGCGAGCTCTCGACTGCCTTTCATAAAATGGAGGATTACGATACACGAGGTGAGGGTTTTAACCGTGCCCTGGCGGCGGAGCTGATAACTTCGACAGCGTTACTGGCAACACCACAAAAACTTCAGGAACTCCTGTCGGCCCCCGGAGTGGACATTCCCGCCGAACTGCGAAACCAGATTACTGCTCGCCTGCAAAATGCGAACAACCTGAAGGAGGAGCAGCAGTACTATCAAGAGACCTTCCAACAGCTTAGGGCAGTTCGCAAATTGGCCCTGCCCGATCGTCTGAAGGCGGGCGACTTGATCCGCCAGCGTGTGATCAAAGCCGCCGACAAAAAACTCGCGATCATTGTCTGGTTGCTGCCCGGTCTCGCACAAGACGTCGCCAAGGAAGCAGGGTGTCTGGCCTCTCTTCGTCTCGGGTTGGCTGCGCTGGCGCTCGAGAAGTTTCGTGCGGCGCATGATAACCGGTATCCCGACGCCTTGGGGGAACTGATACCGGACTGTTTGGCCTCGACGCCCATGGACCCGTTTGATGGTCAGCCCTTGCGTTACAGAAAAAAGGGGAGCGGCTATCTACTTTATAGCATAGGCCCCGACCTGAAAGACGATTCCGGCCAGCGGATGGACGGGAAAAACGGGGACATTACCTTCACAGTCGTCAAGCCGGCAAAACGAGCAGAGTAACCGGCACAGGTTCGAACACTGATTCACAAGACTCGGGACGTAAACCTGGTATTCAGGGATAGCCAGCGTTCACGTGCTTTAATCAACGTAAACACGTGAACCGGCGAACGCTCTGCCTTCTTTCCACTGGCAAACCGGAGAAAAGCCACAAAAAGTGAACCTTTCAGCTCAGCGACGTTACTAATGGCCAGACTGAACTACGAAAGCAGAAGAACACTATGAAAATCATAAAATCAATCGGTTTGGCCGCGGTGGTTGTGGCAGGGGCGATGGCCGGCGCCTGCGCGGAACAGTTCCGCTCGGACATCAACCCGGCGCTGACATATTACCGGGCTATTCAGCTGATCCCGGATTTGTCTCCGGCGGACCACGAATACCTGTTCGATAATGACTGGAGAGGTCAAAGGCTCCCGGAACGATTCGGTGAACTCGCTGGCCGTTACGACAACGAGTTCAAATTGGTGCGCCAGGCAGCCCAGGCAACCGTGCCGTGTGACTGGGGCATTGATATGAGCCCCGGCCCGGCAACGTTGCTTCCCCAGCTCGCCCGTTGCAAGGGTGTCGCACAAGCCGCCCGGTTGCGGGCCATGTGGGATTTGCAGAACGGCCGTCAGGATGACGCGCGCGATGATTTGCTGGCTGCTTTTTCACTTGCCAGGAATTCATCGCGGGACGGAACCTTGATTGCCGCTCTGGTGCAAATTGCCATGGAGAACATTCTCTGCGCAGCTGTTGCCGAAAATTATTATCAGTTTTCTCCCGAGACCTTGAAGCAATTGGCGGATGGATTCGATGCGGCACCGCCCCGGGGAACGGTGGCGGCGTGCATCCCGACGGAGCAGACCTTCTTTCATGACTGGCTGCTGAGGAAGATTCAGGAATTGCAGAAGGAGAATCCGTCGGACGACGCCAAAGTGATGGCGGGAATCCACGAATTGGTCACGGGCATGGTCGGCTCGGGAGAGGGAGAAACCAATCAGGCGCAGACCGACCTTTGGGGAAAAGTGAACCGGGCGGCGGGCGGTACAAGCGAAGGCGTGGTCAAATTGCTCCGCGAGATGGTGCCGCTTTACCAACGGCTTGCCGTGATCATGGCCGCGCCTGAACGCGAGTACGAGGACTCGATCAAAGGGTTCACTGCGGAGATTCAAAACTCTGCAAATCCCCTCGTGGCCGAAATGTTTCCGGCCGTCCAGAAATGCAGACCGAAGGAGTTCGGGACCCTGGCGATCCTGGACATGGTGCGGGCCGCGGTGCAGTACAAATTAAACGGCGAGCCCGGATTGAAGAGTGTCAACGATCCCTACGGCCAGGGTCCCTTTGCCTTCGAACGGTTTGTCTTCGAAGGGGTGGATCGCGGATTCCAGTTGAAATCAGTGTACGATGGGCGCGGGTACCTGGAAACGCTGATCTTCGTCGAGAAAGATGGGCCTCCATTCCAGGTCATCGGAAAGAATGCGGGCCAGGCGCCGCGCAAATGATTGCGCGATCCAATTCAGCTGGCAAGCCGGGCAGTTCCGAGTGGAACTGTCCGGCTCTTTCAGCTATACTCCAGACGTGTTCAGCCTGACTCCAACTTTCGTGGAAATCGAAATCCCAACTTCGCGCGATTTGCTGGACCGCGCCCTTGCAGGGGACATTGACGCATTCGGCGAGGTGTGCCGGGTTTATGAAACGCGTCTGTTGCGGCAGGCAATTGCGCTTTGCGCCGACGCGACCCTTGCGGAGGACCTGGCGCAAGACACCTTGGTCGAGGCTTGGAAATGTCTGCGCCGCTACAACGGGCGCTGTCAATTCTTCACCTGGCTGTGCGCGATTCTTCTCAACCGTTACCGCAACACGGTCCGTGAGAAACGACCGTTTCCACTCGCCTGGCTCGCGGGACATGAGCGGGACGAACTTGAAAACAACATGGGCAATTTGGTGGACAAAGGGATGTTGCCCGATAGAGCGGCCTGTATTCGTGAGGAAGCATCGCTTGTGTGGGGATGTATCCATACGCTGCCGGCCAAGCATCAAGAGGTCGTTTATCTGCGTTTTTACGTGGGCGATTCGCTGCAAGGGATCGCGGCGGTGCTCGGCTGTTCACTGGGAACGGTCAAGTCACGGCTGTTCCACGCACTGGATAAGCTGCGCAGGATGAACATCCTCGTCGCACAATTTGCCGAACTGAAAATCAACGCTGCAACGCCATGAAACCTTGTTCAAGAAATCGAAAACTCATTGTTTGCCTCGCGCTTGACGAGTTGGACAACCGGCAGGCGCGTGATCTACGCGCTCATCTTGAAAACTGCGACGGGTGCGCCCGATACATGGCGGAGATTTCAAGTGTAACGGAGAAGCTGACCGCACCGGAACAAGCATCAGGCATTCGGGCGTCCGAATCCTTTCATCGAAGCCTGATGTCGAGACTGAGAGCGGAAGAATCCGGTTCAGCGTGGGAAACGCTGGCGGCTTATCTTCGGGAAATTGGGATGCAACGGCGCCTGACTCTGGCGGTGGTCGCCGTGGTCGCCGTCCTGATCGCGGCGTTATCATTGTATGAACAGCGTCCCGGCGTTTCTCCTCACACACAATCCAGCGCCCGGGCGGTTCCGGCAGCGGACGTGAAGACTGACCTGCCACCGACCGTCGCCAATTACCAGATGGTTGCCAACCAATCGCTGGACAAGTTGGATGAATTGCTGACCACTCAAGGAAGTCGGAATCCCTCGCCTGCCCGTGTTTATACCGTCGCGAGTGTGTTGGATT carries:
- a CDS encoding sigma-70 family RNA polymerase sigma factor, whose translation is MFSLTPTFVEIEIPTSRDLLDRALAGDIDAFGEVCRVYETRLLRQAIALCADATLAEDLAQDTLVEAWKCLRRYNGRCQFFTWLCAILLNRYRNTVREKRPFPLAWLAGHERDELENNMGNLVDKGMLPDRAACIREEASLVWGCIHTLPAKHQEVVYLRFYVGDSLQGIAAVLGCSLGTVKSRLFHALDKLRRMNILVAQFAELKINAATP